The Miscanthus floridulus cultivar M001 chromosome 6, ASM1932011v1, whole genome shotgun sequence genomic interval AGCGGCTCGCCCCCACACCCCTGACATGCGCCCGATCGCGCCCTGTCCCTCTCCTCCCGCGCCGCTATTTCTACCTCCCCGCCGGCGCTGCTCGTCGCGCTCTCCATCGGTCGCTCGCTCGTCCGctctccatccatccatccatccccgtccccgtccccgcgaTCGCCGAGCTAGCTCGATCTCCAGCAGAGTCTAGAAACACACGTCCGCCGGCGGCTTCCGCCGTCAGAGAAGCTAGCTAGCGCGCTTCGATCTCCGATCCGTATATAGACGGCAGCGgggcccggccggccggccggtttCTCTCGGCGGCGGCCATGAACGACGACGCCTCCTCGTCTCCGGCTTCGTACATCAGACTGGTAAGTGCGTGCACGCGCGGACGATCTGTGCCGCCGTGCATTGAGATACGACGATTCGATGATGGTGGCTTTTGTGTTGGCGTGCATGCATGATGATGCAAGGTTGTTGTTTTGTGCGATCGAATTGCGCACATGTTTGATCGATATCCAGGTGCAGCATCTGATCGagaagtgcatctgctacaaatTGAACAAGGAGGAGTGCATGGAGACGTTGGAGAAGCACGCCAAAATCATGCCCGTCATCACATCCACCGGTATGCTTCTAGAGTTCTAGCGCTgcgtgttcttcttcttctcctcactTCTAATTCTACTCTTGTGTTTCCATTGCATTTTCTTGCAAGCGACTAATCAAGATTCAAGAGTAGTGTTAGTTTTAACAAAACTACTAGATAGCTAGCCCTatcattgattttttttcttggcATTATTATATATTGCTAGTGTGGAAGGAGCTGGAGAAGGAGAACAGGGAGTTCTTCGAGACGTACAAGAAGGATCGGGGAGGAGGAGGCCCGAACCCGAACCAGGAAGCGGCTACTACTGGTCACCATCCTTCGCGCGTCCAACAGAGCTGCTGCTCACAAGCGTCGACGACGACGCTGCAGAAGAATCCATCTGGTGAACAGGAACAGCGCGTCGTGGAGAA includes:
- the LOC136459378 gene encoding uncharacterized protein → MNDDASSSPASYIRLVQHLIEKCICYKLNKEECMETLEKHAKIMPVITSTVWKELEKENREFFETYKKDRGGGGPNPNQEAATTGHHPSRVQQSCCSQASTTTLQKNPSGEQEQRVVENKENRKNPSHEQEQRVVETKEKRKNPSASKSSGDDDNQNSRSVN